One part of the Anaerolineae bacterium genome encodes these proteins:
- the rny gene encoding ribonuclease Y, translating to MEVFAVIVAAVVGLIIGGGAVWYYANSRSNKRRLAAEEEAARLIAEAEARALEIEDQAKSNALEVEREASKLVERRRRELEREEDRLQKRREDLDQRIERLDQREQALNKRQSKIDKRAAEIEALHQQHLDELQRVAQMTVEEAREHLLNAVEQEARQDMARRIREVEAELKATADDRARDIISLAIQRIASEHVSETAVSVVVLPSDEMKGRIIGRNGRNIRAFEQATGVDVVVDDTPEAVTISSFNPVRREVAKRALAKLVVDGRIHPARIEKLVEDSRKEVERVIQEEGERAVYEVGLPGLHPELIKLVGQLKFRTSYGQNQHAHAIETAHIAGIIAAELGADVTVAKMGGLLHDIGKAVDHDMEGTHAALGAELARRYKVPEKVVNCIASHHHEEEQTCVEAVIVEAADAISGARPGARRESLESYIKRVKALEDLAAAFPGVEQCYALQAGREVRIIVRPEEIDDLAALRLARDIARKIEETMQYPGQIKVQVIRETRSTDYAR from the coding sequence ATGGAAGTATTCGCCGTGATCGTGGCCGCTGTGGTAGGCCTGATCATCGGGGGCGGGGCGGTGTGGTACTACGCCAACAGCCGCTCCAACAAGCGACGGCTGGCGGCGGAAGAAGAAGCCGCCCGCCTGATCGCGGAGGCCGAAGCCCGCGCCCTTGAGATCGAAGACCAGGCCAAAAGCAACGCGCTGGAAGTGGAACGGGAGGCCAGCAAGCTTGTCGAGCGTCGCCGGCGCGAACTGGAACGGGAAGAAGACCGCCTGCAAAAGCGCCGTGAAGACCTGGATCAGCGCATCGAGCGCCTGGACCAGCGCGAGCAGGCCCTGAATAAACGTCAGAGCAAGATCGATAAGCGGGCTGCCGAGATCGAAGCCCTGCACCAGCAGCATCTGGACGAACTGCAGCGCGTGGCGCAGATGACTGTCGAAGAAGCGCGCGAGCATTTGCTCAACGCAGTCGAACAGGAAGCCCGCCAGGATATGGCCCGCCGCATCCGCGAGGTCGAGGCCGAGCTAAAAGCTACCGCCGATGACCGCGCCCGCGACATCATCTCGCTGGCCATCCAGCGCATTGCCTCTGAGCATGTCTCCGAAACCGCGGTCAGCGTGGTGGTCCTGCCCTCCGATGAGATGAAGGGCCGCATCATCGGACGCAACGGGCGCAACATCCGCGCCTTTGAGCAGGCTACTGGCGTCGATGTTGTCGTCGATGACACGCCGGAAGCAGTCACCATCAGCAGCTTTAACCCTGTGCGGCGCGAGGTCGCCAAGCGGGCGTTGGCCAAGCTGGTTGTAGATGGTCGCATCCACCCGGCCCGGATCGAAAAACTGGTGGAAGATTCGCGCAAGGAAGTCGAGCGGGTGATCCAGGAAGAGGGCGAGCGCGCCGTCTACGAAGTCGGCCTGCCCGGCCTGCACCCGGAGTTGATCAAGCTGGTCGGCCAGCTCAAGTTCCGCACCAGCTACGGCCAGAACCAGCACGCCCATGCCATCGAAACCGCCCATATCGCCGGGATCATCGCTGCCGAACTGGGCGCCGATGTCACCGTTGCCAAGATGGGCGGCCTGCTGCATGACATCGGCAAGGCCGTTGACCATGACATGGAAGGCACGCACGCCGCGCTGGGTGCGGAACTGGCCCGCCGCTATAAAGTGCCGGAGAAGGTGGTCAATTGCATTGCTTCCCACCACCATGAGGAAGAGCAGACGTGCGTGGAAGCCGTGATCGTGGAGGCCGCCGATGCTATCAGCGGCGCCCGGCCCGGCGCCCGGCGGGAGAGCCTGGAATCGTACATCAAGCGCGTCAAGGCGCTGGAGGACCTGGCGGCGGCCTTCCCCGGTGTGGAGCAATGCTACGCCCTGCAGGCCGGGCGTGAGGTGCGGATCATCGTCCGCCCGGAAGAGATCGACGACCTGGCTGCGCTGCGGCTGGCCCGCGATATCGCCCGCAAGATCGAAGAGACGATGCAATACCCCGGCCAGATCAAAGTGCAGGTCATCCGGGAAACGCGCTCAACGGATTACGCCCGCTGA
- a CDS encoding DUF5050 domain-containing protein, whose protein sequence is MSQVQMRRAVLALLGVLLTLAACQPTPTPEIPRVAVLPTATQTDTPVPPTVTPVVTPTVTLTPSLTLTPSSTWTPYIIIATYTPSITYTPSLTYTPSNTPTPTNTFTPSPPPTFTPTQDQPAPVVVAVAPDVPGLVTPRDPRCLPTTTTITANIESSVGLYTLRLNYVYNTQPGQVILMVNQEGNLYTAELGPFDQPGQVAYWLSMADNWGKWVTTDPQQITIAECDVDALNATAAAAATNALTATALAVFGGGGNPLAFRAADFDLTTPYQTPIRVTFAAVNGTPPYRFLINSNPANGRLIVLDAQTVEYRPNAGFLGNDTFTYLASDSSGQSDVGIVRVTVGSNPLEAVSQTISVPLDAVNFPITLQARNGVPPYTTVTIVTSPAQGTLTPDGIDPFKFYYTPPAGFTGTTQFVWSVTDSSPAYAQGTITLNVTPPPPGGKIVFASNSSGNWEIYTMNADGSGITNVSNAPASDERQPALSPDGSRIAFMSNRDGNANIYVMNVDGSGVTALTADPATDSQPAWSPDGNFIAFVSDRNDSAEIWRMQASGASPTRLTSNFVSDQHPTYSPDGQRIAFQRDGGGSTQIYSIRASDGGGEQQLTSSGANVEPDWGANGRIVFASNRDGGSFDIFVMNGDGSGQARLVNSPPNRWPAWSGDANWVVYYRDNGGSWAVYRAWRDGSGETLLASGGLEPDW, encoded by the coding sequence ATGAGTCAGGTGCAGATGCGCAGGGCGGTTCTGGCGCTGCTCGGTGTGCTGCTGACGCTGGCAGCCTGCCAGCCCACGCCTACCCCGGAGATTCCGCGTGTGGCTGTTTTGCCCACCGCTACCCAGACGGACACGCCTGTGCCGCCGACCGTCACGCCGGTCGTGACGCCAACTGTCACGCTAACCCCCAGCCTGACTCTGACGCCGTCTTCTACCTGGACGCCCTATATCATTATCGCCACCTACACGCCGTCAATCACCTATACGCCCAGCCTGACCTACACGCCTTCCAACACGCCAACCCCCACTAACACGTTCACGCCCTCCCCGCCGCCGACCTTCACCCCGACCCAGGATCAGCCCGCCCCGGTGGTGGTGGCGGTGGCGCCGGATGTGCCGGGCCTGGTCACACCGCGCGATCCGCGTTGCCTGCCTACCACAACCACGATCACGGCCAACATCGAATCCAGCGTGGGGCTGTACACGCTGCGCCTGAACTACGTCTACAACACCCAGCCGGGGCAGGTCATCCTGATGGTCAACCAGGAAGGCAACCTGTACACCGCCGAACTGGGTCCCTTTGACCAGCCGGGGCAGGTGGCCTACTGGCTGTCGATGGCCGATAACTGGGGCAAATGGGTCACCACCGACCCGCAGCAGATCACCATCGCCGAATGCGATGTTGACGCGCTGAACGCTACCGCCGCCGCTGCTGCCACCAACGCTCTGACGGCTACCGCGCTGGCCGTCTTTGGCGGCGGGGGCAATCCGCTGGCCTTCCGCGCCGCCGACTTTGACCTGACCACGCCTTACCAGACGCCCATCCGGGTTACCTTTGCTGCCGTGAATGGCACGCCGCCTTACCGCTTCCTGATCAACAGCAACCCTGCCAACGGGCGGCTGATCGTGCTGGACGCCCAGACTGTCGAGTACCGGCCCAATGCGGGCTTCCTGGGCAATGACACCTTTACGTACCTGGCCAGTGACAGCAGCGGGCAGTCCGATGTGGGCATTGTGCGCGTGACCGTCGGCTCTAACCCGCTGGAGGCGGTCAGTCAGACGATCAGCGTCCCGCTGGATGCGGTCAACTTCCCGATCACGCTGCAGGCCCGCAATGGCGTGCCGCCGTATACCACGGTGACCATCGTCACCTCGCCAGCGCAGGGCACGCTGACGCCCGACGGCATTGACCCGTTCAAGTTCTACTACACCCCACCGGCGGGCTTTACCGGCACAACCCAGTTTGTCTGGAGCGTGACGGACAGCAGCCCGGCCTATGCGCAGGGCACGATCACGCTCAATGTCACCCCGCCCCCGCCAGGTGGCAAGATCGTCTTTGCCTCCAACAGCAGCGGGAACTGGGAAATCTACACCATGAATGCTGACGGATCCGGCATCACCAACGTCTCCAACGCGCCAGCGTCGGATGAGCGCCAGCCAGCCCTCTCGCCGGATGGCTCGCGGATCGCCTTTATGTCCAACCGCGATGGCAACGCCAACATCTACGTGATGAACGTGGATGGCTCCGGCGTGACCGCTCTGACTGCTGACCCGGCTACTGATAGTCAGCCGGCCTGGTCGCCGGACGGCAACTTCATCGCCTTTGTCTCTGACCGCAACGACAGTGCCGAAATCTGGCGGATGCAGGCCAGCGGCGCATCCCCCACCCGCCTCACCAGCAATTTCGTCAGCGACCAGCACCCGACCTATTCGCCGGACGGGCAGCGCATCGCCTTCCAGCGCGACGGCGGCGGCAGCACCCAGATCTACTCGATCCGGGCCAGCGACGGCGGCGGGGAGCAGCAGCTGACTTCCAGCGGCGCCAACGTTGAACCCGACTGGGGCGCTAACGGGCGGATTGTCTTTGCTTCGAACCGCGATGGCGGGAGCTTTGACATCTTCGTGATGAATGGTGATGGCTCCGGCCAGGCCCGCCTGGTGAACAGCCCGCCTAACCGCTGGCCAGCCTGGTCGGGGGACGCTAACTGGGTGGTGTACTACCGTGACAACGGCGGTTCATGGGCGGTCTACCGCGCCTGGCGCGATGGCTCCGGGGAGACATTGCTAGCTTCCGGCGGGCTGGAGCCGGACTGGTAG
- a CDS encoding YkgJ family cysteine cluster protein, translated as MSTLETDLERIAALAAARRDEFEVLRYTLELLEDELPDPALDALVEAVAAPIVAAIDCTQCAHCCRTLDVYLTPADAARLAEGLGLPVEEVIARHIDRDTAAVDEWGKLNCHPCAFLDGRLCRVYAWRPESCRTYPAFTPDFRWTLADTLAGAGSCPIIYHVLDALSRRFNGDLLGQSHVKL; from the coding sequence ATGAGCACCCTGGAAACCGATCTGGAGCGCATCGCCGCCCTGGCCGCCGCCCGGCGGGATGAATTCGAGGTGCTACGCTACACGCTGGAACTGCTGGAAGATGAACTGCCCGATCCGGCGCTGGACGCCCTGGTGGAAGCAGTGGCCGCGCCGATCGTCGCCGCCATCGACTGCACGCAGTGCGCCCACTGCTGCCGGACGCTGGATGTCTACCTGACTCCGGCAGATGCTGCGCGGCTGGCCGAAGGATTGGGCCTCCCGGTTGAGGAAGTCATCGCCCGGCACATCGACCGCGATACAGCGGCGGTAGACGAATGGGGCAAACTCAACTGCCACCCCTGTGCCTTTCTGGATGGCCGGCTGTGCCGGGTTTACGCCTGGCGCCCGGAATCCTGCCGTACCTATCCGGCGTTCACCCCTGACTTCCGCTGGACACTGGCCGATACACTGGCGGGGGCGGGCAGCTGCCCGATCATCTATCATGTACTGGATGCGCTCAGCCGTCGCTTCAATGGCGACCTGTTAGGGCAATCGCATGTGAAACTCTAA
- a CDS encoding response regulator, whose product MTEQDFKRHERILIVARDDELREALVDTLENAGGYLTSQATSFEEALSELLLSDFSLVITETELPDLSGMDLLAVVGGLRPGISVMMIDDDLSAKSAVAAFRLGAVDYLYKPVNLEFILMQVEREMMAKRARAVPPPPEPPRHVTPRNRELRLNPDTRAAALMLNRAQFKRITVELNRLRAHVRANFVGLVDADGNMIGAAGTLEDYDLTLLTKALAIDHDATKSLAAILDENRFHSTYFEGEHSGVYIIEFGRPYLVSLAVICPVDVKPGMVWLYSKRTAATIDEILQSIPAPRAVPNLQPEDSSPEASPPDEEASR is encoded by the coding sequence ATGACCGAGCAAGACTTCAAGCGCCACGAACGCATCCTGATCGTCGCCAGGGATGACGAATTGCGCGAAGCGCTGGTCGATACGCTGGAGAACGCTGGCGGCTACCTGACCAGTCAGGCCACCAGCTTTGAGGAGGCCCTGAGCGAACTGCTGCTTAGCGATTTTAGCCTGGTGATCACCGAGACCGAGTTGCCCGACCTGAGTGGCATGGACCTGCTGGCCGTAGTCGGCGGGCTGCGCCCCGGCATTTCGGTGATGATGATTGACGACGATCTGTCAGCCAAATCAGCCGTGGCTGCCTTCCGCCTGGGCGCGGTGGATTACCTGTACAAGCCGGTCAACCTGGAATTTATCCTCATGCAGGTTGAACGGGAGATGATGGCCAAACGCGCCCGCGCTGTCCCGCCGCCACCGGAGCCGCCGCGCCACGTGACGCCCCGCAACCGCGAGTTACGGCTCAACCCCGACACCCGCGCCGCCGCCCTGATGCTCAACCGCGCCCAGTTCAAGCGCATCACCGTTGAACTCAACCGGCTGCGCGCCCATGTACGGGCCAATTTCGTCGGCCTGGTGGATGCAGACGGCAACATGATCGGCGCGGCGGGCACACTGGAAGACTACGACCTGACGCTGCTGACCAAAGCCCTGGCCATCGATCACGACGCCACCAAGTCGCTGGCGGCCATCCTGGATGAGAACCGCTTCCATTCGACCTACTTTGAGGGTGAGCACAGCGGTGTCTATATCATCGAGTTCGGACGGCCCTACCTGGTCTCGCTGGCAGTGATCTGCCCGGTGGATGTCAAGCCGGGCATGGTCTGGCTCTATAGCAAACGCACCGCCGCCACAATTGACGAAATTCTGCAGTCCATACCGGCCCCTCGCGCGGTGCCCAACCTGCAACCTGAAGACTCTTCTCCGGAGGCTTCCCCGCCGGATGAGGAGGCCTCACGCTGA
- the cheB gene encoding chemotaxis-specific protein-glutamate methyltransferase CheB — MTAVDRKLRVLIVDDSATVRRFLSDLVNSTPDMTVVGEARDGQEAVAMAASLRPDVISMDIQMPVMDGLAATELLMRQQPLPIVIVSSRLERNEKTVDLAFLALQAGALAVLKTPPAASHPDYPAARDQFLGTLRAMAAVSVVRRWQTRPIPPTGETLPRAAPPLVIAIGASAGGPMALHTILGALPADFPIPIAVVQHMAEGFIEGLVRWLDGSSRLRVRLAEPGQLLQPGEVTVASSAGHLTLHRVGDRARAYVDTERGPTPYQPSVDRLFASIAEGFGPRAVGILLTGMGDDGAHGLLQMRQRGARTIAQDEESCLVYGMPRAAVELGAVEQVLPLKAIAPALLTLAQTVQPR; from the coding sequence ATGACAGCTGTGGACAGGAAGTTGCGCGTCCTGATCGTTGATGATAGCGCCACCGTGCGGCGCTTCCTCTCCGACCTGGTTAACAGCACGCCCGACATGACGGTAGTCGGCGAAGCGCGTGACGGCCAGGAAGCTGTGGCCATGGCCGCCAGCCTGCGCCCGGACGTGATCAGTATGGACATCCAGATGCCTGTGATGGACGGGCTGGCGGCCACCGAGTTGCTGATGCGGCAGCAACCGCTGCCGATCGTGATCGTCAGCAGCCGCCTGGAGCGCAACGAGAAGACGGTCGATCTGGCCTTTCTGGCCCTGCAGGCCGGGGCGCTGGCCGTGCTCAAGACCCCGCCAGCCGCCAGCCATCCCGACTATCCCGCCGCCCGCGACCAGTTCCTGGGCACGCTGCGGGCGATGGCCGCCGTGAGTGTGGTGCGCCGCTGGCAAACCAGGCCGATCCCACCGACCGGCGAGACGCTGCCCCGCGCTGCGCCGCCGCTGGTGATCGCCATTGGCGCCAGCGCCGGCGGCCCGATGGCCCTGCACACCATCCTGGGCGCGCTACCCGCCGATTTTCCGATCCCGATCGCGGTGGTGCAGCACATGGCCGAGGGCTTCATTGAAGGGCTGGTGCGCTGGTTGGACGGCAGCAGTCGGCTGCGCGTCCGGCTGGCGGAGCCGGGACAGCTCCTGCAGCCGGGTGAAGTGACCGTCGCCAGTAGCGCCGGTCATCTGACGCTGCACCGTGTTGGTGACCGCGCCCGCGCTTATGTGGATACTGAGCGCGGCCCCACACCCTACCAGCCGTCCGTTGACCGTCTCTTTGCCTCGATTGCCGAGGGCTTTGGCCCGCGGGCCGTAGGCATCCTGCTGACAGGCATGGGCGATGACGGTGCGCACGGGCTGCTGCAGATGCGCCAGCGGGGCGCGCGGACGATCGCGCAGGACGAAGAGTCCTGCCTGGTGTATGGGATGCCACGTGCGGCGGTGGAACTGGGCGCAGTGGAGCAGGTGTTGCCGCTGAAGGCTATCGCCCCGGCTCTGCTGACGCTGGCACAAACCGTTCAACCGCGGTAA
- a CDS encoding chemotaxis protein CheW, which translates to MSVESIPVLICMAGERPYALPVDDILEVAALVAITPLPAAPPEIVGVVNRRGAALPLLDLRRCLGHPARPLDLTTLFVVVQAPDASTGRQRMAGLITDDIRGVIHLPATARQLPATGGPFVRGMAIVDDVPVLVLDVAALLRAYAPPDLIGERMA; encoded by the coding sequence ATGAGCGTCGAATCGATCCCTGTGCTGATCTGTATGGCCGGTGAGCGGCCTTACGCCCTGCCGGTGGACGACATTCTGGAGGTGGCGGCGCTGGTGGCGATCACGCCGTTGCCCGCCGCCCCGCCGGAAATCGTCGGCGTGGTCAACCGGCGCGGGGCGGCCCTGCCGCTGCTTGATCTGCGCCGCTGCCTGGGGCATCCGGCCCGCCCGCTGGACCTGACTACCCTGTTTGTCGTGGTGCAGGCGCCCGACGCCAGCACCGGCAGGCAACGGATGGCCGGCCTGATCACCGATGACATCCGCGGGGTGATCCACCTGCCGGCGACAGCCAGGCAACTCCCTGCCACCGGTGGCCCTTTCGTGCGCGGCATGGCGATCGTCGATGATGTGCCGGTGCTGGTGCTGGATGTTGCGGCGCTGCTGCGCGCTTACGCGCCGCCCGATCTGATCGGTGAGAGGATGGCATGA
- a CDS encoding RecX family transcriptional regulator, with protein MPGQITALEVQARNKERVNVYLDGEYAFALPLVEAARLRRGQVLTEAEIAELKARDAVATALDRAVRFLSYRPRSISEVRRNLQEKGVEPPVIDQVIAELERLGYLDDLAFARYWVQNRDEFRPRGPLALRQELKQKGISGSIITQVLGEVDFAEAAYRAARAQAARWTSLNRQVFRQKLYAYLARRGFPTETCREVLDRLLAELELPADDRIDDDEWQE; from the coding sequence GTGCCCGGCCAGATCACCGCCCTGGAAGTCCAGGCCCGCAACAAGGAGCGGGTGAATGTCTACCTTGACGGCGAATACGCTTTTGCGCTGCCACTGGTAGAAGCGGCCCGCCTGCGACGTGGCCAGGTGCTGACCGAAGCGGAGATCGCCGAACTGAAAGCGCGTGACGCAGTCGCTACCGCGCTGGATCGGGCCGTGCGCTTCCTCTCTTACCGCCCTCGCTCCATCAGCGAGGTGCGCCGCAACCTGCAGGAAAAAGGCGTCGAACCACCGGTGATCGATCAGGTCATCGCCGAGCTTGAACGCCTGGGTTACTTGGACGACCTGGCTTTCGCCCGCTACTGGGTGCAGAACCGTGACGAATTCCGCCCACGTGGCCCCCTGGCATTGCGGCAGGAGCTTAAGCAAAAGGGCATCTCAGGCTCGATCATCACTCAGGTGCTCGGCGAAGTCGACTTCGCTGAGGCCGCTTACCGGGCGGCCAGGGCGCAGGCGGCCCGCTGGACAAGCCTGAACCGCCAGGTCTTCCGGCAAAAGCTGTACGCCTACCTGGCCCGCCGTGGCTTCCCGACCGAAACCTGCCGGGAAGTGCTTGATCGCCTGCTGGCGGAGCTTGAGTTGCCCGCTGACGACCGGATTGATGATGACGAATGGCAGGAGTAA
- a CDS encoding hybrid sensor histidine kinase/response regulator, which produces MVTTPSDDLLAIFWGEATDYLEALNRILLQLEVTAPGDDAASRLREVARIAHSLKGAARAVGQTAIEKLAHHMEDIFGLALAGQLVLTPAVCDALYDGLDLIQLFAEGSAVSPDLVEQAVHGLQTAASSHAAAETVELTAVPSEVLPAVTYATDDTVRVSLSKLDQLMGQTSELLLARMHSEQRRQDVQSLLEEHHRWRRLWRQARPAYIRATRRLRDSRSPGAPAEGSADLFALLDFLDSTQHYLAESGRHLAALGRALAQDNLHLTALVDALQADIASVRMLPFATILGAFQRMVRDLARADGKEVALAVEGAQVELDKHVLEMLKDPLMHILRNAVDHGIEPPDVRVAAGKPPAGTIRLTVSTRGHDIHVAVHDDGRGIDPEAVSRRALEAGLIGEVDAKDLSDDEITALIFEPGFSTASRVTPVSGRGLGLDVVRRRVEALRGRLWVENRPGQGVTFHLIVPVSLTRTRCLLARIGPETYAIPLTSVTRIITVDPAAVFAVESRPMIEVDGRPVPLTHLATVLERPDPPAPLSSASPILILHSTEHRQAAFIIDELVSEQELVLKALGEELGHVRNVAGAAILGTGEVIIVLNPSDLIKSARRARAAITRASQIPAVPEVAAPGRPCILIIDDSLTTRTLEKNILEAAGFQVRTATDADEALRVLLEHPIDVIVSDIEMPGLNGFDLTRRLKADARWRDIPVILVTSRDSPGDRERGLQAGADAYVAKSEFDQDELLRIIGQMVV; this is translated from the coding sequence GTGGTAACCACACCGTCTGATGACCTGCTCGCCATCTTCTGGGGGGAAGCCACCGACTATCTGGAGGCGCTCAACCGCATTCTGCTCCAGCTGGAGGTGACTGCCCCCGGCGATGATGCCGCCTCCCGCCTGCGCGAGGTCGCCCGTATCGCTCACAGCCTCAAGGGCGCGGCCCGCGCCGTCGGCCAGACGGCCATTGAAAAGCTGGCCCACCACATGGAGGATATCTTTGGCCTGGCGCTGGCCGGTCAACTGGTACTCACCCCGGCGGTCTGCGACGCCCTGTATGACGGTCTGGACCTGATCCAGCTCTTTGCGGAAGGTTCAGCCGTTTCCCCCGACTTGGTGGAACAGGCCGTGCATGGCCTGCAAACCGCCGCCAGCAGCCATGCCGCCGCCGAAACTGTTGAACTGACTGCCGTGCCGTCGGAAGTCCTGCCGGCGGTCACGTATGCGACTGATGACACGGTACGGGTCAGCCTGAGCAAGCTCGACCAGCTCATGGGCCAGACCAGCGAGTTGCTGCTGGCCCGCATGCACAGCGAGCAACGCCGTCAGGATGTCCAGTCGCTGCTGGAAGAGCACCACCGCTGGCGGCGGCTGTGGCGGCAGGCCCGCCCCGCCTACATCCGGGCCACCCGCCGCCTGCGCGATTCACGCTCCCCCGGCGCTCCCGCTGAGGGCAGCGCCGACCTGTTCGCCCTGCTGGATTTTCTGGATAGCACCCAACATTACCTGGCCGAGTCTGGCCGCCATCTGGCGGCGCTGGGGCGGGCGCTGGCCCAGGATAACCTGCACCTGACCGCGCTGGTGGACGCTTTGCAGGCCGATATCGCCAGTGTGCGCATGTTGCCCTTCGCCACCATCCTGGGCGCTTTCCAGCGCATGGTGCGCGACCTGGCCCGCGCCGATGGCAAGGAGGTCGCGCTGGCTGTGGAGGGCGCACAGGTCGAGCTGGACAAGCACGTCCTGGAAATGCTCAAGGACCCGCTGATGCACATTCTGCGCAACGCTGTCGACCATGGCATTGAGCCGCCTGACGTCCGCGTTGCTGCTGGCAAGCCTCCCGCCGGGACCATCCGGCTGACCGTCAGTACGCGGGGGCACGACATTCACGTTGCTGTGCACGACGACGGGCGCGGTATCGACCCGGAAGCTGTCAGCCGGCGCGCTCTGGAAGCCGGTCTGATCGGCGAAGTGGACGCCAAAGATCTATCCGATGATGAGATCACCGCCCTGATCTTCGAGCCGGGTTTTTCCACCGCCAGCCGGGTGACTCCCGTCTCCGGGCGGGGGCTGGGGCTGGATGTCGTCCGCCGGCGGGTGGAGGCGCTGCGCGGGCGGCTGTGGGTGGAAAACCGCCCCGGCCAGGGCGTGACCTTTCACCTGATCGTCCCCGTTTCGTTGACACGCACCCGCTGCCTGCTGGCCCGCATCGGCCCGGAGACTTACGCCATCCCCCTGACCAGCGTGACGCGCATCATCACTGTCGATCCGGCGGCGGTTTTTGCGGTAGAAAGTCGCCCGATGATCGAGGTCGATGGGCGGCCCGTTCCCCTGACCCACCTGGCGACAGTGCTGGAACGCCCCGATCCGCCCGCGCCGCTTTCCTCCGCCTCCCCGATTCTGATCCTGCACTCCACCGAACATCGCCAGGCGGCTTTCATCATCGACGAACTGGTCAGCGAGCAGGAACTGGTGCTCAAAGCGCTGGGGGAAGAGCTGGGGCATGTCCGCAACGTGGCTGGCGCGGCGATCCTGGGCACCGGCGAGGTGATCATCGTGCTCAACCCCTCCGACTTGATCAAGAGCGCCCGCCGGGCGCGGGCCGCCATCACCCGCGCCTCCCAGATTCCTGCCGTTCCGGAGGTGGCAGCGCCGGGCCGACCCTGCATCCTGATCATTGACGATTCGCTGACCACGCGCACGCTGGAAAAGAACATCCTGGAGGCAGCAGGTTTTCAGGTGCGGACGGCAACCGACGCCGACGAAGCATTGCGCGTGCTGCTTGAGCACCCAATCGACGTGATCGTATCCGATATCGAGATGCCCGGCCTGAACGGATTCGACCTGACCCGCCGCCTGAAGGCCGATGCCCGCTGGCGGGATATCCCGGTCATCCTGGTGACCTCCCGCGATTCGCCCGGCGATCGGGAGCGCGGCCTGCAGGCTGGCGCGGACGCTTACGTGGCTAAGTCCGAATTTGACCAGGATGAGTTGCTGCGAATCATCGGGCAGATGGTGGTATGA
- a CDS encoding response regulator, producing MAPEVLLVEDSRTQAAQIKETLESVGLKVRVAYDGPEGLREALENPPALVVLDVKLPTMDGFQVCRRLKRHPATQHIPVIMLTEKASAKATMSGLQAGADDYIPKDIFASEHLITTLRELGVLE from the coding sequence ATGGCGCCCGAAGTATTACTGGTAGAGGACAGCCGCACCCAGGCGGCGCAGATCAAGGAGACGCTGGAAAGCGTGGGGCTGAAGGTGCGCGTCGCTTATGATGGCCCGGAAGGTCTCCGCGAGGCGTTGGAAAACCCCCCGGCGCTTGTTGTGCTGGATGTCAAGTTGCCCACGATGGACGGCTTTCAGGTCTGCCGCCGGTTAAAGCGTCACCCGGCCACCCAGCACATCCCGGTCATCATGCTCACGGAAAAGGCCAGCGCCAAGGCCACGATGTCCGGCCTGCAGGCCGGGGCCGACGATTACATCCCGAAGGATATCTTTGCTTCGGAGCATCTGATCACCACCCTGCGCGAACTGGGTGTACTGGAGTAG